The proteins below come from a single Miscanthus floridulus cultivar M001 chromosome 1, ASM1932011v1, whole genome shotgun sequence genomic window:
- the LOC136497340 gene encoding uncharacterized protein, with product MEPSDSDESSGAHAADVVMEDLLLGPSRKRKIESSSVAHAGDVVMEETQDGPSPKKVDIHRAIDLMRFVFREGMPFLDNGSGRSFAERMIVDMSGFMVDMMFQDPGISQQNAPGRMWTMTPTLDKDIAHAFAKETRKGVSGVVQGDFYGIFVDTIHIPSTIMSCMVLFVRYLNGEGDVVERLLGVVPDPDFGGLSIKVMVDSMLSEAGLSLSKLRGQGHGLFGYDDEIFTELKTLITNENGLEYYVHPYLCQMHSSLVHSSYGQFKVYELFQTVDALSNLIKDCPQFTEKVCSLIQERGWHLASDLKKPGETSWGSYYEALVKFAAYFDPICDALYFVSEEVKDHDQTYLAYKVLKGLSYDFAFGLLLMQDVLGVTNELSLALDRKYVDAENCMALLQEAKKQLQVMRDEGWTSFLNKVGLFCSENEFPMPNMGTKFEPRPRLRGNAPTMTNLEHYHIDFFEKVINIHLNEFDKRFSKQSSSLFVLSSCLNPQNAFQAFDKEKLLEYARLYPSDFSDSDIATLDLQLEAFVADMRSDVRFREMSALSELSVKMVETGKSTVYPLVYLLLKLALILPGTPATAKTASSAIKFIDSTMQEEPCNQWISDCLLLFLERDIFESVTNDAVIASL from the coding sequence ATGGAGCCGTCAGATTCGGATGAATCTTCAGGCGCACATGCAGCTGATGTCGTCATGGAGGACCTTCTGCTAGGTCCATCTCGCAAGAGGAAGATCGAATCATCATCAGTCGCGCATGCCGGTGATGTTGTTATGGAGGAGACTCAGGATGGTCCATCTCCTAAGAAGGTTGACATTCATCGGGCAATTGACCTCATGAGGTTTGTCTTCAGAGAAGGGATGCCTTTCCTAGACAATGGGTCGGGGAGATCTTTTGCAGAGAGGATGATTGTGGACATGTCAGGCTTCATGGTAGACATGATGTTTCAGGATCCTGGTATTTCCCAGCAGAATGCTCCCGGTCGGATGTGGACGATGACACCTACCCTCGACAAGGATATTGCACATGCATTTGCTAAGGAAACAAGAAAAGGTGTCAGTGGTGTGGTCCAGGGAGATTTCTATGGGATATTTGTTGATACAATTCACATACCTAGCACGATTATGTCCTGTATGGTCCTGTTTGTGCGCTATCTCAATGGCGAGGGTGATGTGGTGGAGAGGCTTCTCGGTGTTGTGCCAGACCCTGATTTCGGTGGTTTATCTATCAAAGTGATGGTGGATTCGATGCTTTCTGAAGCTGGATTGAGTTTGTCGAAGCTTCGTGGTCAAGGCCATGGCTTGTTTGGTTACGACGATGAAATTTTCACCGAACTAAAGACATTAATCACTAACGAGAATGGATTGGAGTACTACGTTCATCCTTATCTCTGCCAGATGCATTCTTCTCTTGTACATTCTTCCTATGGTCAGTTTAAAGTTTATGAGCTCTTCCAAACTGTCGATGCACTGTCAAATCTAATCAAAGACTGTCCCCAGTTCACAGAAAAGGTTTGTTCGCTAATACAAGAGAGAGGGTGGCACCTGGCCAGTGATCTTAAGAAACCTGGTGAAACAAGCTGGGGTTCATATTATGAGGCACTCGTGAAATTTGCTGCTTATTTTGATCCAATTTGTGATGCACTTTACTTTGTGAGTGAAGAAGTGAAAGACCATGATCAGACATATCTGGCATACAAAGTACTTAAAGGATTGTCCTATGACTTTGCCTTTGGCTTGCTTTTGATGCAAGATGTACTGGGTGTTACAAATGAGCTTTCACTGGCCTTGGACAGGAAATATGTGGACGCAGAGAACTGTATGGCTCTCCTCCAGGAGGCCAAGAAGCAGCTGCAGGTAATGAGGGATGAAGGATGGACATCCTTCCTCAACAAAGTCGGCTTGTTTTGCAGTGAAAATGAATTCCCCATGCCCAATATGGGAACCAAATTTGAACCCCGGCCGAGATTGAGGGGCAATGCTCCAACGATGACAAACCTGGAGCACTACCATATTGATTTCTTCGAAAAGGTTATCAATATTCACCTCAACGAGTTTGACAAGCGTTTCAGCAAGCAAAGCTCTTCGTTGTTTGTTCTTTCATCGTGCTTAAATCCACAGAATGCTTTCCAAGCTTTTGACAAGGAGAAGCTTCTCGAGTATGCTCGGCTCTACCCATCCGACTTCTCTGATTCTGACATAGCAACACTTGATCTGCAACTTGAAGCCTTTGTAGCAGACATGCGCTCTGATGTCAGGTTTCGTGAAATGAGTGCTCTCAGTGAACTTTCAGTTAAGATGGTGGAGACAGGCAAGTCCACCGTGTATCCTCTGGTATATCTGCTTCTAAAGCTTGCTCTCATCCTTCCTGGGACACCGGCCACCGCCAAGACAGCATCCTCTGCGATTAAGTTCATAGATAGCACGATGCAGGAAGAACCTTGCAACCAGTGGATCAGCGACTGCTTATTGTTGTTCCTGGAGCGTGACATATTTGAAAGTGTTACCAATGACGCTGTCATTGCATCCCTTTGA